A DNA window from Methanothermobacter sp. contains the following coding sequences:
- the mvk gene encoding mevalonate kinase, with product MKSRASAPAKAILFGEHAVVYGKPAIAAAIDRRVTVTLGDFSENRVTIPSLGVDFRSESSPRGGILDYVGRTLQLYHDGSPLSIQIEMEIPVGSGLGSSAALTVALIGALDGYHERESEPGDTAARAHRVELEVQGAASPLDTTVSTYGGLVYLDSQRNVEKVNARLHDLVIAHLDHSGDTAEMVAGVAELRSRFPDVMDGIMDAVEMITMRAYRALLSNNPEPIGDLMNINQGLLDAMGVSTGELSMMVYEARSAGAAGSKITGAGGGGSIIAYCPGCAEDVAEALNRNWNAMKARFSEEGLIR from the coding sequence TTGAAGTCACGGGCATCAGCACCTGCCAAGGCCATTCTTTTTGGTGAACATGCCGTTGTATATGGGAAACCGGCGATTGCAGCTGCAATAGATAGAAGGGTGACCGTAACCCTGGGGGATTTCTCTGAAAACCGGGTTACCATACCATCCCTGGGAGTTGATTTCAGGTCCGAATCCAGCCCCAGGGGGGGTATTCTTGACTATGTTGGGAGAACCCTCCAGCTATACCATGACGGCTCACCACTCAGTATCCAGATCGAAATGGAGATACCGGTGGGGTCGGGCCTTGGCTCATCAGCGGCACTCACAGTTGCACTCATAGGGGCCCTTGATGGATACCATGAAAGGGAATCAGAACCAGGGGATACCGCTGCGAGGGCCCACAGGGTTGAACTGGAAGTCCAGGGAGCCGCAAGTCCCCTTGACACCACAGTGAGCACATATGGCGGTCTGGTGTACCTTGACAGTCAGAGGAATGTGGAAAAGGTTAATGCGCGGCTTCATGATCTTGTAATAGCGCACCTGGACCACTCAGGTGACACTGCAGAGATGGTTGCAGGAGTCGCAGAGCTCCGAAGCAGGTTCCCGGATGTCATGGATGGAATCATGGATGCGGTTGAGATGATAACCATGAGGGCATACAGGGCACTCCTGAGCAACAACCCGGAACCCATAGGGGACCTCATGAACATAAACCAGGGGCTCCTTGACGCCATGGGCGTGTCCACAGGGGAACTTTCAATGATGGTCTATGAGGCCAGGAGTGCAGGTGCAGCCGGCTCCAAGATCACAGGTGCTGGGGGAGGCGGAAGCATAATAGCATATTGCCCTGGATGCGCAGAAGATGTTGCTGAGGCCCTTAACAGGAACTGGAATGCAATGAAGGCCAGGTTTTCAGAGGAGGGCCTGATCCGGTAA
- the idsA gene encoding short chain isoprenyl diphosphate synthase IdsA codes for MTEVLDILRKYSEVADKKIMECISDITPDTLLKASEHLITAGGKKIRPSLALLSCEAVGGNPGDAAGVAAAIELIHTFSLIHDDIMDDDEMRRGEPSVHVIWGEPMAILAGDVLFSKAFEAVIRNGDSERVKDALAVVVDSCVKICEGQALDMGFEERLDVTEDEYMEMIYKKTAALIAAATKAGAIMGGASEREVEALEDYGKFIGLAFQIHDDYLDVVSDEESLGKPVGSDIAEGKMTLMVVKALEEASEEDRERLISILGSGDEGRVAEAIEIFERYGATRYAHEVALDYVRMAKERLEVLEDSDARDALMRIADFVLEREH; via the coding sequence ATGACGGAAGTATTAGATATTCTCAGAAAGTACTCTGAAGTGGCCGATAAGAAGATAATGGAGTGCATCAGCGACATAACACCTGATACGCTCCTTAAGGCATCAGAACACCTCATAACAGCGGGCGGTAAGAAGATAAGACCTTCACTGGCACTCCTGAGCTGCGAGGCTGTAGGCGGAAACCCTGGGGACGCTGCAGGGGTGGCTGCGGCCATAGAACTGATACACACATTCTCACTAATCCACGACGATATAATGGATGATGATGAGATGAGGCGAGGGGAACCCTCCGTCCATGTCATCTGGGGTGAACCCATGGCCATACTTGCAGGTGACGTCCTCTTCTCCAAGGCCTTCGAGGCTGTCATCAGGAACGGGGACTCAGAAAGGGTGAAGGATGCCCTTGCAGTCGTGGTTGACTCATGCGTTAAGATATGTGAGGGCCAGGCCCTTGACATGGGCTTTGAGGAGAGGCTGGATGTCACAGAGGATGAGTACATGGAGATGATCTACAAGAAGACCGCAGCCCTTATTGCAGCAGCGACAAAGGCGGGTGCCATAATGGGTGGCGCATCAGAGAGAGAGGTTGAGGCCCTGGAGGACTACGGCAAATTCATCGGCCTTGCATTCCAGATACACGACGACTACCTGGATGTGGTGAGTGATGAGGAATCCCTGGGCAAACCTGTGGGCAGTGACATAGCAGAGGGCAAGATGACCCTCATGGTTGTAAAGGCCCTTGAGGAGGCATCAGAGGAGGACAGGGAGAGGCTCATATCGATCCTTGGATCAGGTGATGAGGGTCGTGTCGCTGAGGCCATAGAGATCTTTGAACGCTACGGGGCAACCCGGTATGCCCATGAGGTGGCCCTTGACTATGTGAGGATGGCCAAGGAGCGCCTTGAGGTGCTTGAAGACTCAGATGCAAGGGACGCACTCATGAGGATAGCTGACTTTGTACTTGAAAGGGAACACTAG
- a CDS encoding isopentenyl phosphate kinase yields the protein MIILKVGGSVITRKDSEEPEIDSENLQRIASEIAEASPSSLMIIHGAGSFGHPFAGKYRIGSEIKDEEEFRKRRFGSALTQNWVRKLNTHICDALLDEGIPAVSIPPSAFMRAENGRIRDADLSMIESYLQEGMVPVSYGDVVLDLNISVRFSVISGDQLINHFSIRLRPERVILGTDVDGVYTRNPKKYPDARLLDIIGSLDDLESLDGTFNTDVTGGMVGKVRELLVLAERGIESEIINAGVPGNILRALRGESVRGTRIRK from the coding sequence ATGATCATTCTCAAAGTAGGTGGAAGTGTAATTACCAGAAAGGACTCTGAGGAACCTGAAATAGATTCAGAAAACCTTCAGAGGATAGCCTCAGAGATTGCAGAAGCTTCACCATCATCACTCATGATAATACATGGGGCCGGATCATTTGGCCACCCATTCGCAGGAAAATACAGGATAGGATCTGAAATAAAGGATGAGGAGGAATTCAGAAAGCGGAGATTTGGATCCGCACTCACACAGAACTGGGTCAGAAAACTCAACACACACATCTGTGACGCACTCCTTGATGAGGGAATACCGGCGGTCTCCATACCCCCATCAGCGTTCATGAGGGCAGAAAATGGCCGTATCAGGGATGCTGATCTATCAATGATAGAATCCTACCTGCAGGAGGGGATGGTCCCTGTAAGTTACGGTGACGTGGTCCTTGACTTAAACATCAGCGTTAGGTTCTCTGTGATATCAGGGGACCAGCTCATAAACCACTTCTCCATCAGGTTAAGGCCAGAGAGGGTCATACTTGGAACAGATGTGGACGGGGTTTACACCAGAAACCCAAAGAAATACCCTGATGCAAGGCTTCTCGATATTATAGGATCCCTTGATGACCTCGAATCCCTTGATGGGACATTTAACACCGACGTTACAGGTGGAATGGTTGGTAAGGTGAGGGAACTCCTGGTCCTTGCAGAGAGGGGTATAGAGTCAGAGATAATAAATGCAGGCGTACCTGGAAATATCCTGAGGGCCCTACGTGGAGAGTCTGTGAGGGGCACCAGGATCAGAAAATAA
- the rpsB gene encoding 30S ribosomal protein S2, with protein MSELLIPLDKYLAAGLHIGTQQKTADMEKYIYRVRSDGLYVLDIRKTNDRIIAASKFLAKYEPDDILAVSTRQYGQEPVRKFGEVTGARTIPGRFIPGTLTNPNYAKFIEPQVLVATDPRSDSQAIVEAKQIGLPVVALCDTENLLGNVDIAIPVNNKGRKAIALVYWLLARQLLREKGVLKEDEDLDVPPTEFELKI; from the coding sequence TTGTCAGAACTACTGATACCACTAGACAAATACCTTGCAGCAGGACTGCACATTGGAACACAGCAGAAGACAGCTGATATGGAGAAATACATCTACCGTGTAAGATCAGATGGACTCTATGTCCTTGATATAAGGAAAACAAATGACAGGATAATAGCGGCCTCAAAGTTCCTTGCAAAGTATGAACCAGACGATATACTGGCCGTATCAACAAGGCAGTATGGACAGGAACCTGTCAGGAAATTCGGTGAGGTGACAGGTGCAAGGACAATACCAGGCAGGTTCATCCCGGGGACACTGACAAACCCCAACTATGCAAAGTTCATTGAACCACAGGTGCTGGTTGCCACTGATCCAAGATCAGATTCACAGGCAATAGTCGAGGCCAAACAGATAGGCCTGCCTGTTGTGGCACTCTGCGACACAGAGAACCTCCTTGGAAATGTTGACATTGCAATACCCGTCAACAACAAGGGCCGTAAGGCCATAGCCCTTGTTTACTGGCTCCTGGCAAGGCAGCTTCTCAGGGAGAAGGGTGTGCTAAAGGAGGATGAGGACCTGGATGTGCCTCCCACTGAATTTGAACTGAAAATTTAG
- a CDS encoding MEMO1 family protein — MIRRPAVAGAFYERDPAALRRRIEWCFNHELGPGGLPVRGSARKIKGVITPHAGYMYSGPVAAHAYHELVSDGIPETFVIICPNHTGMGSGVSLMQRGAWETPLGVVDIDSELAEAIVRESGIIDIDGTAHLGEHSCEVHVPFIQYFTDRFRMVPITMWMQDQETSTDVGHAVAKAIERTERDAVVIASTDFTHYSPADVAGSIDSRIIERITEMDDTGMYGVIMELNATMCGYGPVAASITASRMLGASECRLLKYATSGDITGDQSSVVGYASLVLRG; from the coding sequence ATGATAAGAAGACCTGCAGTGGCGGGAGCTTTCTATGAGCGGGACCCTGCAGCGCTCAGAAGGCGAATTGAGTGGTGCTTCAACCATGAACTGGGGCCAGGTGGTCTGCCAGTCAGGGGTTCCGCCAGGAAAATAAAGGGGGTGATCACCCCCCACGCAGGTTACATGTACTCGGGACCTGTGGCAGCCCACGCCTACCATGAGCTGGTATCAGATGGTATACCTGAAACATTCGTGATAATCTGCCCCAACCACACAGGCATGGGGTCAGGCGTCTCACTGATGCAGAGGGGAGCATGGGAAACACCCCTCGGTGTCGTGGATATTGACAGTGAACTCGCAGAGGCCATTGTAAGGGAATCAGGCATCATTGATATTGATGGGACCGCCCACCTCGGAGAGCACAGCTGTGAGGTCCATGTACCATTCATCCAGTACTTCACAGATAGATTCAGAATGGTCCCCATCACAATGTGGATGCAGGACCAGGAGACATCCACAGACGTTGGACATGCAGTGGCGAAAGCGATTGAGAGGACAGAAAGGGACGCGGTTGTCATTGCAAGCACAGACTTCACCCACTACAGCCCCGCAGATGTTGCCGGATCCATTGACAGCAGGATAATTGAGAGGATAACCGAAATGGATGATACAGGTATGTACGGTGTTATCATGGAACTCAATGCAACCATGTGTGGTTACGGGCCAGTGGCCGCCAGCATCACAGCATCCAGGATGCTCGGAGCCAGTGAGTGCAGGCTGTTAAAGTATGCCACGAGTGGTGATATAACAGGGGATCAGAGTTCAGTTGTGGGCTATGCCTCCCTTGTCCTGAGAGGCTGA
- a CDS encoding RNase J family beta-CASP ribonuclease — protein MSVEVIAIGGYEEVGKNMSAVKVGDDVVIFDMGIHLDRVHIHEDTDIARMHSLDLIERGVIPDDTLMKDVDGKVRAIVFTHGHLDHIGAVAKLAHRYQAPIIATPYTIALIERTIKAERKFNVLNTLQVLNAGEKCQISPGITLEFIQSTHSIPQSVIAALHTPEGIIVYALDFKFDDHQKISPPPDYHRLRELGRKGVLAMIVETTRANEKQEVKTHSEKVARIVLEDIMKNPLEERNGMIVTTFSSHMERIQAISDIASESDRQMLLLGRSMERYCGLAEAMGILKLPENASIYGSPKAVNRALARAEAKREDYLLITTGHQGEPDALLPRIANAKTQFRIKRGDNVVISAPVIPNPMNVANRNLMERRLASSGARIYTNAHVSGHAGREDHRDFIRMLNPMHIIPAHGDLSMLSAYAEIAEEEGYKLGNDIHILRNGQAQVFNGGIR, from the coding sequence TTGAGCGTAGAAGTAATAGCGATCGGCGGATACGAGGAAGTAGGTAAGAACATGTCCGCCGTTAAGGTGGGGGATGATGTTGTAATATTTGACATGGGGATTCACCTTGACAGGGTTCACATACATGAGGACACGGACATCGCAAGGATGCACAGCCTTGACCTCATAGAGAGGGGCGTCATACCCGATGATACACTCATGAAGGACGTTGATGGAAAGGTAAGGGCAATAGTGTTCACACACGGCCACCTGGACCATATAGGGGCGGTTGCAAAGCTGGCCCACAGGTACCAGGCCCCCATAATAGCAACACCCTACACAATAGCACTCATAGAGAGGACAATAAAGGCAGAGCGGAAGTTCAATGTCCTCAACACACTCCAGGTCCTCAATGCAGGTGAGAAGTGCCAGATATCCCCAGGGATAACACTGGAGTTCATACAGTCAACCCACAGTATACCACAGTCGGTTATAGCAGCACTCCACACACCGGAGGGTATAATAGTCTATGCACTTGACTTCAAATTCGACGATCACCAGAAGATATCACCACCACCGGACTACCACCGCCTCAGGGAACTTGGAAGGAAGGGCGTCCTTGCAATGATAGTTGAAACAACCAGGGCCAACGAGAAGCAGGAGGTCAAGACACACTCAGAGAAGGTTGCAAGGATAGTCCTTGAGGATATAATGAAGAACCCCCTTGAGGAGAGGAACGGGATGATAGTGACAACCTTCTCCTCCCACATGGAGCGTATACAGGCCATAAGTGACATAGCATCAGAGAGCGACAGGCAGATGCTCCTCCTTGGAAGGTCAATGGAGAGATACTGTGGACTCGCAGAGGCCATGGGCATACTCAAACTCCCGGAGAATGCCAGCATATACGGAAGCCCCAAGGCTGTTAACAGGGCCCTTGCACGTGCAGAGGCAAAGCGTGAGGATTACCTCCTCATCACAACAGGTCACCAGGGGGAACCCGATGCTCTGCTGCCGAGGATAGCCAATGCAAAGACCCAGTTCAGGATAAAGCGGGGTGACAATGTGGTGATATCAGCCCCTGTCATACCAAACCCCATGAACGTTGCAAACAGGAACCTCATGGAGCGTCGCCTGGCATCAAGCGGTGCAAGGATCTACACAAATGCACATGTCTCCGGGCATGCAGGTAGGGAGGACCACAGGGACTTCATAAGGATGCTCAACCCCATGCACATAATACCAGCCCACGGCGACCTCAGCATGCTCTCGGCCTACGCCGAGATAGCAGAGGAGGAGGGCTACAAGCTGGGTAACGACATACACATCTTGAGGAATGGACAGGCACAGGTATTTAATGGAGGTATCCGATGA
- the fni gene encoding type 2 isopentenyl-diphosphate Delta-isomerase translates to MISDRKLEHLILCTSCDVEYRKSTGFEEIEIVHRAIPEINREKIDIGLDFLGKELSSPIMISAITGGHPAALKINRELARAAEELGIALGLGSQRAGVEHPEVEETYAIARKEAPSAMLVGNIGSSHIEYAERAVEMIDADALAVHLNPLQESIQPGGDVDSTGALESISSIVKSMDVPVMVKETGAGISSEDAIKLESCGVAAIDVAGAGGTSWAAVETYRADDRYMGELFWDWGIPTAASTVEVAESVNVPVIASGGIRSGLDAAKAIALGATMTGIALPVLEAAGQGHRAVIRVIERFNEALKTAMYLAGAETLDDLKNSQVIIMGRTREWLNERGFETIKYARR, encoded by the coding sequence ATGATTTCGGATAGAAAACTGGAGCATTTAATCCTGTGCACAAGCTGTGACGTGGAGTACAGGAAGAGCACAGGCTTCGAGGAAATTGAAATAGTTCACAGGGCCATACCTGAGATAAACAGGGAAAAGATAGATATAGGCCTGGATTTTCTGGGTAAAGAGCTTTCATCACCCATAATGATAAGTGCAATTACAGGCGGGCACCCTGCAGCCCTCAAAATAAACAGGGAACTTGCAAGGGCCGCAGAGGAACTTGGAATTGCACTTGGACTTGGAAGCCAGAGGGCAGGTGTTGAACACCCTGAGGTTGAGGAGACCTACGCCATAGCAAGGAAAGAGGCCCCATCAGCGATGCTCGTAGGAAACATTGGAAGCTCCCACATAGAATATGCCGAGAGGGCAGTTGAAATGATAGACGCAGATGCACTCGCAGTGCACCTAAACCCCCTACAGGAGTCAATACAGCCAGGGGGCGACGTGGACTCAACCGGGGCCCTTGAATCCATATCATCAATTGTGAAGTCCATGGATGTCCCCGTAATGGTCAAGGAGACAGGTGCAGGTATATCCTCAGAGGACGCCATAAAACTAGAATCATGTGGTGTGGCGGCCATAGACGTTGCAGGTGCAGGCGGCACCAGCTGGGCCGCAGTTGAAACCTACCGTGCAGACGACAGATACATGGGTGAACTGTTCTGGGACTGGGGAATACCCACCGCTGCAAGCACCGTGGAGGTTGCAGAGTCAGTAAACGTACCTGTCATTGCATCAGGGGGTATAAGAAGCGGACTTGACGCTGCAAAGGCCATAGCCCTAGGTGCAACAATGACTGGAATAGCACTCCCGGTACTTGAAGCTGCAGGCCAGGGCCACAGGGCCGTTATAAGGGTAATTGAAAGGTTCAACGAGGCACTTAAAACCGCCATGTACCTTGCAGGTGCAGAAACACTTGACGATCTCAAAAATTCACAGGTCATAATAATGGGCCGAACCAGAGAATGGCTAAATGAAAGGGGCTTTGAAACAATAAAATACGCCAGGAGGTAA